In Brockia lithotrophica, one DNA window encodes the following:
- a CDS encoding helix-turn-helix domain-containing protein, whose translation MKIHRAYRYELDPNQEQRILLAKHAG comes from the coding sequence GTGAAGATCCATAGAGCCTACCGCTACGAGCTCGATCCCAACCAGGAACAACGCATTCTCCTCGCCAAGCACGCCGGGG